One window from the genome of Salvia splendens isolate huo1 chromosome 9, SspV2, whole genome shotgun sequence encodes:
- the LOC121748643 gene encoding serine protease SPPA, chloroplastic-like, whose protein sequence is MVKTRLFFALPWRSFQSGSVLKLVLRGEITDQLRSFSRALSLPQICRNFEKAAYDPRVADIYLHIDNLSCGWGKLDEIRRHILDFKKSGKFIIGYVPTCGVKEYYIGSACEELYAPPSAYVGLYEFLVQASFLSGVFEKIGVEPQVERVGKYKSAGDQLTCKSMSDENREMLASLLDNIYRNWLDKISLAKGKQKEDIENFINDGAHQVERMKKEGLITNIKYDDEVMDLMRTRLGIPHTKLLPTVGYRKYCNVRRSTLGLTGSKDLIAIIRASGSISRSSRIIVEQFIQKIRRVKVSKNTKLLSFGSIALEEMHLLLI, encoded by the exons ATGGTTAAGACTAGACTTTTCTTCGCTTTGCCTTGGCGAAGCTTCCAGAGCGGCAGTGTTCTCAAGTTAGTTCTTCGCGGCGAG ATAACAGATCAGCTGAGGAGCTTTTCCAGGGCACTATCATTGCCTCAAATTTGCAGGAATTTCGAAAAAGCCGCTTATGATCCTCGTGTAGCAGACATTTATCTCCATATTGATAACTTGAGTTGTGGGTGGGGAAAGCTAGATGAGATTAGGAGGCACAtattagattttaaaaaatcag GTAAGTTCATCATTGGCTATGTGCCTACATGTGGGGTGAAAGAATATTACATTGGCTCTGCTTGTGAGGAACTTTATGCTCCACCAAGTGCCTATGTTGGATTATATGAGTTCCTTGTTCAGGCATCATTTCTTAGTG GTGTGTTCGAGAAAATTGGGGTTGAGCCTCAAGTTGAACGGGTTGGGAAATACAAAAGTGCTGGAGACCAACTTACGTGTAAAAGCATGTCTGATGAGAATCGTGAGATGCTGGCTTCTTTGCTTGATAACATCTACAGAAATTGGCTCGACAAAATTTCACTTGCAAAAG GGAAACAAAAAGAAgatattgaaaattttattaatgaCGGAGCACATCAAgttgagagaatgaagaaagaAGGATTGATAACAAATATTAAATATGACGATGAG GTAATGGACTTGATGAGAACACGTCTAGGTATTCCGCACACCAAATTGCTTCCAACTGTTGGCTACAG AAAGTACTGTAATGTTAGAAGATCAACTTTAGGGTTAACCGGTAGTAAAGATTTGATAGCTATAATTAGAGCCTCTGGAAGCATCAGCCGGAGCTCAAGGATTATCGTTGAGCAGTTCATTCAGAAGATTCGTAGAGTAAAAG tgTCAAAAAATACAAAGCTGTTATCATTCGGATCGATAGCCCTGGAGGAGATGCACTTGCTTCTGATTT AG